TATTCGGCATAATGGTGTTTTCATCTTTTTCTCACGCAGGGGTAACTATTGGTGTGACGCGCGTTATTTACCATGGCGATGCCAGGGATGAGTCCGTCACAATAATTAATGACGACAAAGAACCCTATTTAATTCAATCATGGGCGCAAAAAATCAATAATGATGGTTCAAATGCCGCTGCGCCATTTATGGTTACCCCGCCTCTTTTCCGTCTGAACTCCGGACAGCGAAATGTATTACGCGTAATACGTACCGGAGGTAATTTACCGGAAGATCGTGAATCCTTGTACTGGCTTGATATTAAATCAATTCCATCAAGTAACAATAACGATAATCACAATAAAATACGTTTGGCGGTAAAGACAGAGTTTAAATTGATCTATCGTCCAAACGGACTGAAAGAGACGCCGGAGAAGCTCACGACTCAACTGCGCTGGAAGAAACAGGGCCATACCTTAACGGTTGAAAACCCTACCGCCTACTATATGAATTTTGCTGATATCACCATCGGAAGCCAGAAGCTTAAAGCCCCGCAGTACGTCGCGCCATTCAGTCAGGAAACCTACACGCTAGCCGCCGCAAGCAACGGTGCGGTGAACTGGACCA
This Klebsiella sp. RHBSTW-00484 DNA region includes the following protein-coding sequences:
- a CDS encoding fimbria/pilus periplasmic chaperone, producing the protein MNKFIKTLLFGIMVFSSFSHAGVTIGVTRVIYHGDARDESVTIINDDKEPYLIQSWAQKINNDGSNAAAPFMVTPPLFRLNSGQRNVLRVIRTGGNLPEDRESLYWLDIKSIPSSNNNDNHNKIRLAVKTEFKLIYRPNGLKETPEKLTTQLRWKKQGHTLTVENPTAYYMNFADITIGSQKLKAPQYVAPFSQETYTLAAASNGAVNWTIINDYGGVGPVHKQPL